cggaaacgtccttctggtctgcgcatgtgcagaccgctaaaaatttggaaacaataaatgccggatctgttttttttccggatgacaccggaaagacggatccggcatttcaatgcatttgtaagacggatcaggatcctgatcagtcttaaaatgccatcagttgccataggttttgacggatccggcaggcagcctGCTGtattcctctgctgcaagtgtgaaagtacccgaagCCACAAATGTCCAGATGGTAATACATAGGTGAAGAGCAGAAGGTGGtcctaaaattaataaaaaacactCAAGATAAACAAATATTTATATGAAAAATAACCAGACACTCATCGCCACTGTCCATACTTAACTCTACAATTAGGATGGATTAAGACGTCTTATGTTTATAAAATCTTGGTTTATTTTCTCTTCCGTTTTTCTTCTTTACAATACTGAGGGCTAAACAACATGGTGAGCAGGATCAGTACCGGGATCACCAGGTAGGGGGCGTATACAGACACTAGAGTCAGACGCTCCTGCGCGGTAGGAGAATCCACTTGGCTTGTTTTTGGGAAGTCACCATAAAGAAGGTGAGCGAGAATTGGCAAGACTGTAGTGGCTACATGAGAAGAATAGACAATGGCAGGAATCCTGATCCAGCGACATCCTCCTAAATATGGAAGGAGCAGAAACTGAGAATTAGTCCTCACTGACAGGGAACAGCTACAAGCTTTATCATCATTATAACTGAAGGCCTGGAGACAGGACAAGCATTGCAAAGAAAGCACTTTGTAAACATGtaggggtatgttcacatggtcAGGATTGGCAAAAGTCTAATGCAGGGCAGGAATCTGCAGCCAAGACTTACCTATCCCCTCTCCTGACGTGCCTGTTGTAGCAACCACTTGTAATAATTCTGGGGCATATTATTCCTAAGCCTCtattttgtgccattcctctgttatttctactagaagtttataaatCATTTCCCTGCAGGCTGCAGTgagggtacagatgggtgttaccagttgggggggtgtccttgcacagtctgacattatccaatcagtgccagactgtgtagggacaccccccaactggtaacacccatctgtaccctcACTGCAGCCTGCTGGGAAATGatttataaacttctagtagaaataatagaagaATGGCAAAAAAATTCTGGAGCTTGTGACTGGACCATCACCTCCATCATTGTAGGGTGCATGAGCGGAATCcacgtaaggcctcatgcacacgaccgtatacatTTTGCAGTCTGctaattgtggatccacaaaacatggccGAGTGCACGCCACCAGAaacggacatgtcctatcttttctgCAGGGTCGCGGAATCAGGGtgtggatgcagacagaacacggtttgctgtccccatcttttgcggccccattgaagttaatgtgtccatatccgatccacaaaaaatgcggacagaaaCTACGGGcctttgcatgaggcctaaggctccattcacacgtccgcaattctgttccgcattttgcggaacggaattgcggacccattcatttctatggggccacactatgtgctgtctggatccggaaatgcggatccgcacttctggctccgcaattccgttcccgaaaaaaaaaatagaacatgtcctattcttgtccgcattaggcattttctattatagtgctggtgatgtgcggtccgcaaaatgcggaacgcacattgccgtgtccgtgttttgcggatctgcaaaacacatacggatgtttgaatggaccctaaggcctcctgcacacgaacgttgtgtgcatccgtggccattgtgccgttttccgttttttttcacggacccattgactttcaatgggtccgtggaaaaatcggaaaatgcaccgtttggcagccgcatccgtgagccgtgtttcctggccgtgaaaaaaatatgacctgtcctatttttttcacggccaacggttcacgtgcccatttaagtcaatgggtccgtgaaagaacacggatgcacacaagattggcatccgtgtccgtgatccgtggccgaaGGTtattttcatacagacggatccgaagatccgtctgcataaaagctttttcagagctgagttttcacttcgtgaaaactcagatccgacagtatattctaacacagaagcgttcccatggtgatgggacgcttctagttagaatacactacaaactgtgtacaagactgccccctgctgcctggcagcacccgatctcttacagggggatatgatagtgcggcacctgaaggggttaattgtactatcatatccccctgtaagagatcagggctgccaggcagcagggggcagaccccccccctccccagtttgaatatcattgtgcggcccccccctcccctgttgttaactcgttggtggccagtgtgcgcacccccctccctccctccctctattgttttaatacattggggccagtgtgcgcgcgcccccaacccccccctccctccctctattgttttaatacattggggccagtgtgcgcaccccccaacccccccccccccctccctccctctattgtaataatagcattggggccagtgtgcgcgcccctccaaacccccccccccctccctccctccctctattgtaataatagcattggggccagtgtgccccccccccccccccgatcatcggtggcagcggagtagaagattttcatacttacctggctgctggctgctgcgatgtctgcgtccggccgggagctcctcctactggtaagagacagcaatgcgccgcacagacctgtcacttaccagtaggaggagctcccggccggacacaaagatcgcagcagccaggtaagtatgaatcttctactccgctgccaccgatgatcgggggggggcacactggccccaatgctattattacaatagagggagggggggggggggttgggggggcgcgcacacagggggcagtcatgtacacagtttttttgtatattctaacctgaagcgtctccatcaccatgggaacgcctctgtgttagaatatactgtcggaaatgagtttcacgatgtagctcatatccgacagtatattctaacatagaggcgttcccatggtgatggggacgctacaagttaaaatataccatcggattggagaaaactccaatccgatggtataacagaactccagactttacattgaaagtcaatggggacggatccgtttgaaatggcaccatattgtgtcaacatcaaacggatccgtccccattgacttgcattgtaattcaggacggatccgtttggctccgcacggccaggcggacaccaaaatgactttttttttcatgtccgtggatcctccaaaaatcaaggaagacccacggacggaaaaacggtcacggatcacggacctacggaccccgtttttgcggaccgtgtaaaaaaacgttcgtgtgcaggaggcctaaatctaACAAAATCTACAATGAATTAAGACGGGCTGCGAACAGAGGAAGGACATACAAAGACATCTGCGTGACGGAACACTACTCACCTTTAAAGAAGGCATATGTCGCCACGGGGAAAAACGGAAGCTGCACAATGGCTTCACAGTATACGAAGCTCTTAAACCAGGGAGGGGGGTTCAACATCAGGTGGTCTTTAAAGGTGACACAGTACCATTTCATCAAATCAAGCAGCTGATGGACAGAAAATGGAACAAGCGTTCATACAGAcatatggcaaaaaaaagctaaaaacagCTACAGAAAGCTTTTACGTATTAAGTGTGGCAGAATTAAAGATCACCGATCAGCAGGATCGACCCtgattgcctggtagggttgatcctgctgatccaAATAATTCCTGTCTTGTGAAATTCAGTAATGTCATTACTGAGAAAAGAAGACTTATATtctgtatgcaaatgagggcttcagtgcactgaggggagGGGCCTAGCCTGTCAGTGCACCTTAGCTTTCTAGTGCAAGACTCCACCCCCAGTGCACTGAAGCACTCATCTGCCTGCAGAATAAATGTATATTTTCTTGGGAAAGCTGCAActtattttcacaagacaggaatcattttgatcagcaggatcaacccccacaggtaaggctactttcacactagcgttcgatcggatctgttctgaacggatccgatcatattaatgcagacggaggctccgttcagtacggatccgtctgcattaataacttagaaaaaattctaagtgcgcaagatgcctgagcggatccgttcagactttcaatgtaaagtcaatgggggacggatccgcttgaagattgagccatatggtgacatcttcaagcggatccgttcccattgacttacattgtaagtctgaacggatccgctcgcctcggcacggccaggcggacagctgaacgctgcaagcagcgttcagctgtccgcctgtccgtgcggaggcgagcggagcggaggctgaacgccgccaaactgatgcagtctgagcggatccgctccattcagactgcatcagggctggacggaggcgttcgggtccgctcgtgagctccttcaaacggagctcacgaatggacctatgaacgctagtgtgaaagtagcctaatatggcatgtttgatagggttgatcctgctgacaggcgTGTTTTAAGCCGTAGGTATGATTTCCTCCCATGAGGCATTACTTCATATTCTGAATCAAGACCATTAGGGGCCGCACATTACGGTGGCAAAGAACCACACAGGAAACCACGGGCAGACTGCATAGTAATTACTGGCCCTTCCTCCTCCGATTATAATGCAGAAATGGGGATCGGATGACCAGTCTGTGCCAGTCATTTTGTCACGTGACCTGCCTCAATGTGGTGCAGTGACGTCACATGGTGTTCTGGATGTAATATGGGTCACTAAGGGTGAATTCACACGTGGCAGATCTGCTGAAGGAACTGTGCCTGTCCCATCCTccatctgaatggggcttgcagaaatccatgcacatgctgcagaaacaaccctATTTACATACAGCAGACATTTCTTCAACAAATCTGTATCATGTGAATACAGCCTAAAAGAGCAAACAAGTGAGGTGCCTGCGGCGTTTCCACCTTAAAGGGCCCATTGAAACCCCTTATAGTGAAGATCTTTTCCTATTAAAGTAACAAGTGCCAAGAAAAAAGTAACCGCAGCCGCAATGTGTGAATGGGCGTCATTCTAGACCAGGGATCatcaacctttggcactccagctgctgtgaaactacaactcccagcatgcacattgtAACTCCCGTAGAAGAGAAAGGaggattgtgggagttgtagtttcagaacagctggagtgccagaggttgctgatccctgtcctagacACTCATCGGGGTCCACTGAACACcttgggggatatttatcaaattggtgtaaaggaaaacttctTTAGTTGCCGATAGttaccagattccaccttttattttcctaaggagctctggaaaatgaaatgtggaatctgattggttgctaggggcaactaagcccgtttccctttacaccagttttgataaatgaccctcattAAGTGCAATAGAAAATTATGCaactgtccatagcaaccagagtgCTGCAGACCAATGAGAGTTGGAGGTGataggttgccatgggcaactgctCCCCATTCTGTTGGTTTCCTCAGCGCAGCCCCCACTGTATTACATGGGCGCCGGATACTGACCTCCTGCGGGTACCAGCTGGCGGGGAGCACGGCCTGCAGGTCCACCAACAGCGTGATAGGAATGTGGGAGAAGAAGTAGAAGAAGAACACCCACTCCAGCAGCCGGGTGACCGTGGCCATGATGTCCGGAGAGCAGCGCTGACAAGAAGACCAGCGGCAGACCTGTCACCGCTCACACCAGACAGCTGGCTCCGCCTCTCTCATAtcgccagccaatcacagcatgGCTCGTCACATCACATGACAACAGGAGTAAAAACTAAGGGACATTGGGTAAAGTACAGTGGTGACGGCGGGAGGTGAGTAGTCTGTAGATACAGCATACAGGCCAAAGGCCACATCTTGTTAGAGTTGTAGATGCAGATATTACAGGTCAGCCCCGTCCCTACATGCTGACCACACCCCTAACAGTAACCATAGTGTCCGACACGGGAAGATTTATCAGAACTgatagttgcccgtagcaaccaatcagactccaactttcattttccaaaagagctccgaaaaatgagaggtggaatctgattggttgccgcctttcccaacaaaaaatactgaccaagttaaagagaacctgtcacctcaaaaacgcatatagaactgccagcattacctcatgctgttaaccccttcagaagcgagccatttttcacctttccacacaggccatttttagcaaatctgaccagtgtcactttatgtgttgataactttaaaacgcttttacttatccgggccattctgagattgttttctcgtcacatattgtacttcatgacagtggtaaatttgagtccaaaaatttcttttttatttataaaaaacccccaaatttatataatttttttttttttactattttagataaatagtaataactccaaaataggtctacttcatgtttggatcattttgaaaatgagattagatttattttttatttttttgggacgttagaaggcttaggctactttcacactagcgttcgtcggtccgctcgtgagctccgtttgaaggggctcacgagcggacccgaacgcttccgtccagccctgatgcagtctgaatggatgcggatccgctcagaatgtatcagtctggcggcgttcagcctccgctccgctcgcctccgcacggacaggcggacagctgaacgctgcttacagcattcgggtgtccgcctggccgtgcggaggcgtgcggatccgtccagacttacaatggaagtcaatggggacggatccgtttgaagatgccacaatatggctcaatcttcaagcggatccgtcccccattgactttacattgaaagtctggacggatccgtacgaggctattttcacacttagcttttatatgccaatataatgcagacggatccgttctgaacggagcctccgtctgcattattatgatcggatccgttcagaacggatccgatcgaacgctagtgtgaaagtagccttagaagtttagaagcaaatcttaaaatttttaagaacatttccaaaccccaattttttcaggaccagttcagttatgaagtcactttctggggcttacatattagaaatcacccataaatcaccccattttaaaaactacacccttcaagctattcaaaactgattttacaaactttcttaaccctttaggtttacgagaattaaatgaaatttcaaaatttaacttttttagcacattttaaatttttataaattttttctgcaacacatcaagggttaacagccaaacaaaactctaaggctaggtctacacaacgacatttgtcgcgcgacaatttttataatggcagtctatgctgtcgcactgcaacatgctgtgactgcgacgcaacagtcgcagaaaattcattcgagatggatttttctgcgactgttgtgtcgcaaCAGCAGCAtttcgcatgttgcagtgcgacaccatagactgccattataaaaattgtcgcgcaacattagtgcaacaaaatgtcgcacgacaaatgttgcgccctatctgacgcgcgacaaatgtcgtgtagacctagcctaaatctaTTAccttgaatctggagtttacagaaacaccccatgtgtgctcaaaacctgatgggcgcacagcaggcttcagagtggaaggaacaccatatggcctgtttcacacgggcgttgcgggaaaaggtgcgggtgcgttgcgggaacatgcgggATTTGCACGCGCgttagaaaaatctgcatgtttggaacccaaacccgaacttcttcacagaagaaggtgttctgtagattgtattattttcccttataagggctctttcacatctgcgtttttttcttccggcatagagttccgtcgtcggggctctatgccggaagaatcctgatcagttttatcctaatgcattctgaatggagtgaaatccgttcaggat
This is a stretch of genomic DNA from Bufo gargarizans isolate SCDJY-AF-19 chromosome 3, ASM1485885v1, whole genome shotgun sequence. It encodes these proteins:
- the TMEM97 gene encoding sigma intracellular receptor 2, whose product is MATVTRLLEWVFFFYFFSHIPITLLVDLQAVLPASWYPQELLDLMKWYCVTFKDHLMLNPPPWFKSFVYCEAIVQLPFFPVATYAFFKGGCRWIRIPAIVYSSHVATTVLPILAHLLYGDFPKTSQVDSPTAQERLTLVSVYAPYLVIPVLILLTMLFSPQYCKEEKRKRK